In the genome of Arthrobacter alpinus, the window AGTGGACTCTGCCATGTCCGTCAACAGCTCCATGCCTTCCATGTCGAGAACGTTTCCGTCACGGATTACGATGACGCGGATCTCAGGGTTGGTGGCCATGATCATGGCGCAGGAGACAATCAGCTGTTCGCGGCCCGATGCGCGGCTGAATGGTACGCCCTGGTAGAGCACACCTTCCTCATCGAACGTCAGCCCCTCGATGGGCATCTCAGCCGCGGCCAGTCCGTCAGCCTTGCGTTTGTCGATGGCTCCAAGTTCGGCAGTCAATTCTGTGTACTTCTCACGCAGGTTATGTTGGCGCTTGGCCTGCTGAATGGCTGCGTTGTTGGTGCGGATTGCCGCGTTGGATTCCTCGGCGCCGTCGATGCTGGCACGGATCGCTGGCACGTCAGGCATTGGAGCGTGGTTGCCGATCTTTTCCTTGAGTGAATCCACGTCCCTTTCGTGCGTGGACCGCAGCGCGATGAGATTGCCGATCTCGGCGTTGATCCGATCAATCTCGGCATGAGCTCCGGTGAGGCAGTCGCGATCATCTCGATGCGACTGCTCCAAAGCTTCGGCGGCGCGGTACTCTTCCAGCAAAGCGGCCACGCTGGTTTCTTCGGTCGGCAATGACTTGTCAAACACGACGTCACCGATTGCCTTGCCGTCGCGCCCAACGTTTGCGCGCTCATCAAACACGCGCTTGCGTTCGGCG includes:
- a CDS encoding AAA family ATPase — protein: MSTKITTAELNNFQKVSYAKIEPTGNLVVLAGKNGAGKTSTNDGLEATLTGHNGRNIKRPVKDGHGKASIEVKLSDGSTLIRGYTPSGTTLKGLDAAGNKFGQRELDARISSLGIDGRKFISMGEKDQLKALLSIVDLPFDPAEMDAERKRVFDERANVGRDGKAIGDVVFDKSLPTEETSVAALLEEYRAAEALEQSHRDDRDCLTGAHAEIDRINAEIGNLIALRSTHERDVDSLKEKIGNHAPMPDVPAIRASIDGAEESNAAIRTNNAAIQQAKRQHNLREKYTELTAELGAIDKRKADGLAAAEMPIEGLTFDEEGVLYQGVPFSRASGREQLIVSCAMIMATNPEIRVIVIRDGNVLDMEGMELLTDMAESTDFQIFIEIVKEDKGDEEYFFSDGELA